The following proteins come from a genomic window of Maribacter sp. HTCC2170:
- a CDS encoding bile acid:sodium symporter family protein: protein MKGPYKTLLIVSVICLIAAIAMYLVDYGSQVGPLLVFFFLFLALAVRGHKTFKGFSFTILIFAAVTIAMFYPSYLQKVGDFQLKSLIVPLLQIIMFGMGTAMSAKDFLGVVKMPKGVLVGLTCQFTIMPVLGFAIATMFNFPAEIAAGVVLIGSSPSGLASNVMAYLAKANLALSVTLTAVSTLLAPLMTPLLMELFAGEFVPIDFLGMMFSIVKIVILPIIVGLAFNYFFHGKAKWLDKAMPIVSMAGIAFIIMIITAAGRDSLLSIGIFLIIAAIIHNAAGYFLGYWGCRILKMNEQDCRTIALEVGMQNGGLASGIALEMGKVSTIGLAPAVFGPWMNISGSSLATWWRDRDPNKKAKSSPKEIENNN, encoded by the coding sequence ATGAAAGGACCTTATAAAACATTGTTGATTGTTTCAGTAATTTGTCTTATAGCTGCAATTGCAATGTACTTAGTGGATTACGGAAGTCAAGTAGGCCCTCTACTTGTCTTCTTTTTTCTTTTTTTGGCGTTGGCTGTCAGGGGCCATAAAACATTTAAGGGATTCTCGTTTACAATATTGATTTTTGCCGCGGTAACGATAGCCATGTTTTACCCGTCTTATTTACAAAAGGTTGGAGACTTTCAATTAAAATCACTTATAGTTCCATTGCTCCAGATTATTATGTTTGGAATGGGAACAGCGATGAGTGCTAAAGACTTTCTTGGCGTGGTTAAAATGCCCAAGGGGGTATTGGTAGGATTAACTTGCCAGTTTACTATAATGCCGGTTTTAGGGTTTGCAATTGCCACTATGTTCAATTTTCCAGCAGAGATTGCGGCCGGAGTGGTTTTGATAGGCTCTTCACCAAGTGGATTAGCATCTAATGTTATGGCCTATTTGGCGAAGGCAAATTTGGCATTATCTGTTACTTTAACTGCTGTGTCAACTCTTTTAGCACCTCTGATGACTCCGTTGCTAATGGAGTTATTTGCTGGAGAGTTTGTGCCTATAGACTTCTTGGGAATGATGTTCAGCATTGTTAAAATCGTTATCTTACCTATAATAGTAGGGTTGGCATTCAATTATTTTTTTCATGGCAAAGCCAAATGGTTGGATAAAGCTATGCCCATAGTTTCAATGGCGGGTATAGCATTTATAATAATGATAATTACCGCAGCCGGAAGAGATAGTTTGCTTTCGATTGGTATATTTCTGATTATTGCCGCAATAATCCACAATGCAGCCGGCTATTTTTTGGGGTATTGGGGATGTAGGATATTAAAGATGAACGAACAGGATTGTAGGACTATAGCCTTGGAAGTTGGCATGCAAAATGGAGGACTGGCTTCAGGAATTGCCTTGGAAATGGGCAAAGTATCTACTATTGGATTGGCACCAGCAGTTTTTGGTCCTTGGATGAATATTTCAGGTTCTTCTTTAGCAACTTGGTGGAGAGACAGGGACCCAAATAAAAAAGCAAAATCTTCCCCAAAAGAAATTGAAAATAATAATTAA
- a CDS encoding amidohydrolase/deacetylase family metallohydrolase: MMKKSIILFILVLFVSFMGDAQEIDVLIKGGTVIDSKNSLNGVFDVAIKDGKIAKVERNISTNQASTVINGKGLLVCPGLIDIHSHNFHGTEPNAYLSNSFTALPPDGFSFRSGVTTIVDVGGAGWKNFRTFKEQTIDRSKTRVLSFLNIVGSGMKGGVIEQNLEDMNSKLTALVAKQYPGIIVGVKLAHYSGFDWTPTDRVVEAGKLANIPVMIDFGGSNPELSIEKLFMEKLRPGDIFTHAYAQVNGRIPIVDENGKVHDFAFRAQERGIIFDVGHGGGSFLFEQAIPAMKQGFKPNSISTDLHTGSMNGGMKDIVNIMSKFLNMNMPIDEVIASVTWNPANIIKRPDLGHLSVGAVADLTVLKLRKGEFGFIDTRGKKMKGDKKLECELTIREGKVVYDLNGISAPVWNE, from the coding sequence ATGATGAAAAAAAGTATCATTCTGTTCATATTAGTATTATTTGTCTCTTTCATGGGAGACGCTCAGGAGATTGATGTTCTCATAAAAGGAGGAACGGTCATTGATTCAAAAAACAGTTTAAATGGGGTATTTGATGTGGCCATCAAAGATGGGAAAATCGCTAAAGTAGAGAGAAACATTTCTACAAACCAAGCATCAACGGTTATAAACGGCAAAGGATTATTGGTTTGTCCAGGACTCATAGATATTCACAGCCATAACTTTCATGGTACTGAGCCTAATGCCTATTTAAGTAATAGTTTTACGGCTTTGCCTCCTGATGGTTTTTCATTTCGTAGCGGGGTTACCACTATTGTTGATGTTGGTGGTGCAGGCTGGAAAAATTTCAGAACTTTCAAAGAACAGACAATTGATCGATCTAAAACGCGTGTATTGTCCTTCTTGAATATAGTTGGATCTGGAATGAAAGGGGGGGTCATTGAACAAAATTTGGAAGATATGAATTCCAAACTCACCGCTTTGGTAGCCAAACAATATCCTGGAATCATAGTTGGTGTAAAGTTGGCCCATTATAGCGGTTTTGATTGGACCCCTACTGATCGTGTTGTTGAGGCAGGGAAGCTCGCCAATATTCCGGTAATGATAGATTTTGGAGGTAGTAACCCAGAATTATCTATTGAGAAACTTTTTATGGAAAAATTAAGACCCGGTGATATTTTTACCCATGCCTACGCGCAAGTAAATGGCCGAATACCTATAGTTGATGAAAATGGTAAAGTCCATGATTTTGCCTTTAGAGCTCAAGAGCGTGGAATCATATTTGACGTTGGTCATGGTGGTGGTAGTTTCTTATTTGAACAAGCAATACCAGCAATGAAACAAGGGTTTAAACCAAACTCAATTAGTACGGATCTGCATACAGGAAGTATGAATGGTGGAATGAAGGATATTGTAAACATAATGTCCAAATTTCTTAATATGAACATGCCTATTGATGAGGTAATTGCTTCGGTTACCTGGAATCCGGCCAATATTATTAAACGCCCAGATTTGGGTCATTTATCGGTTGGTGCTGTGGCCGATTTGACTGTTCTTAAATTAAGAAAAGGTGAATTTGGTTTTATTGATACTCGAGGGAAAAAGATGAAAGGTGACAAGAAATTGGAATGTGAGTTGACCATAAGAGAAGGGAAGGTCGTTTACGATTTAAATGGGATATCTGCCCCAGTGTGGAATGAATAA
- a CDS encoding carbohydrate-binding family 9-like protein, whose protein sequence is MVKEIDVSTDVSTQEVSDILNNKIEFQSVDLINWQEFPYEPTVRFKIAHNNDQIWLKFYVQEEHILAQRTETNSATHKDSCVEFFIDPQQNGNYYNFEFNCIGTTHLAYGPNRGNRQFIDPHLIENKIQIESSLGNLPFEERTGEYSWELTIIIPVEVFVHEDGLKLKGLKANANFYKCGDQTSKPHYLSWNPVGTERPDFHQPGYFGNLMFE, encoded by the coding sequence ATGGTTAAAGAGATTGATGTTTCAACAGATGTAAGTACCCAAGAAGTATCAGATATTTTGAATAACAAAATTGAATTTCAAAGTGTTGATCTAATTAACTGGCAAGAATTTCCTTATGAACCCACGGTTCGTTTTAAAATAGCTCATAACAACGATCAAATATGGTTGAAGTTCTACGTCCAAGAAGAACATATTCTCGCTCAAAGAACAGAGACGAATAGTGCCACACACAAGGATAGTTGTGTTGAGTTTTTTATAGATCCACAACAGAATGGCAATTATTATAATTTTGAGTTTAATTGCATAGGCACTACTCACCTTGCTTATGGGCCAAATAGAGGGAATCGACAATTCATCGATCCTCATTTAATCGAAAACAAAATTCAAATCGAATCTTCACTCGGCAACCTTCCTTTTGAAGAGAGAACAGGGGAGTATTCGTGGGAACTAACAATAATTATACCTGTGGAGGTCTTTGTGCATGAAGATGGTTTAAAACTTAAGGGACTAAAGGCTAATGCCAATTTTTATAAATGTGGAGATCAAACTTCTAAACCGCATTATCTGAGTTGGAACCCCGTCGGTACTGAAAGACCTGACTTTCACCAACCCGGGTATTTTGGAAATCTGATGTTCGAATAA
- a CDS encoding hybrid sensor histidine kinase/response regulator, translated as MTSLEDYKEQYVNQSIQFVVIDFDGVIVESDQTFMHLDSGGFIYDIHPFFISYTSVLDSPDDTITYNCVHIDFNEKELITDVKMIKKNSHILLVIYDLTDHYLSYQAIAQARNESIINSELMVLKNIELEERERFKNTFIQNFSHELRNPLTSVISITNVIEGTELSNDQQRMVSFLKESNANLKLLLNDIMSISMISSGKLQLRNKEFSLYRLLELVEFTYKTKAAQKSLKFIMNRGKKVPEFVEGDRLRLFQVITNLLDNALKFTNEGNIGLTVKVNQKRANKVSLRFEVYDSGIGISEEKLDAIFESFTKLESEGKNEGSGLGLSIVKGLAELMGSNIRVTSELGSGAKFFFDLTLKFQLDLASKPVVKKPDARTKPLKKKLNRKYRLLLVEDDERIQTVLFKSLMDTNLFFIDLVNDGALVFEEVMNNTYDIILMDIDLPNVQGDQITKLIREFPFKNIKHIPIIGITANAYEENIKDYLAKGMNTVITKPFDLQELLNTVQKYLKK; from the coding sequence ATGACAAGTCTTGAAGATTATAAAGAGCAATATGTTAATCAGAGTATTCAATTTGTTGTAATTGATTTTGATGGTGTTATTGTTGAAAGCGACCAGACTTTCATGCACCTTGATTCTGGAGGTTTTATCTACGACATACATCCATTCTTTATTTCTTATACATCAGTTCTTGATTCCCCGGACGATACCATTACCTATAATTGTGTTCATATTGATTTTAACGAAAAAGAGTTAATAACCGATGTAAAAATGATTAAGAAGAATAGTCATATTCTTCTTGTTATTTATGACCTTACGGACCATTATCTCTCATATCAAGCTATAGCACAGGCCAGAAATGAATCCATCATAAATTCGGAATTGATGGTACTTAAGAATATTGAGCTCGAAGAAAGAGAGCGGTTTAAAAATACCTTCATTCAAAATTTCAGTCATGAGTTAAGAAATCCACTAACAAGTGTCATATCAATCACCAATGTTATCGAGGGGACAGAATTAAGTAATGATCAACAAAGAATGGTAAGTTTTCTTAAAGAATCGAATGCTAACCTAAAGTTGTTGCTTAATGATATTATGAGCATTAGCATGATCTCGTCTGGAAAATTGCAACTAAGGAATAAGGAGTTTAGTCTGTATCGCCTTTTGGAGCTTGTAGAATTCACATATAAGACGAAAGCCGCCCAGAAATCTCTCAAGTTTATAATGAATCGGGGCAAGAAAGTTCCGGAATTTGTTGAAGGTGATCGGTTAAGATTGTTTCAAGTTATAACAAACCTATTGGACAATGCTCTTAAGTTCACCAACGAAGGGAATATTGGATTAACTGTAAAAGTCAACCAGAAAAGAGCTAATAAAGTAAGTTTAAGATTTGAAGTTTATGATAGCGGCATAGGTATTTCCGAAGAAAAACTTGATGCCATATTCGAAAGCTTTACAAAATTGGAAAGCGAAGGCAAGAATGAGGGCTCAGGTTTAGGGCTATCGATTGTCAAAGGTCTTGCTGAACTCATGGGTAGCAATATCAGGGTAACATCTGAATTGGGATCAGGGGCCAAGTTTTTCTTCGATTTGACTTTGAAGTTTCAGTTGGATTTAGCTTCAAAACCAGTTGTCAAAAAACCAGATGCTAGAACCAAACCTCTAAAGAAAAAATTAAATAGAAAATATAGATTACTGTTGGTTGAGGATGATGAACGCATACAAACAGTATTGTTTAAATCTTTGATGGATACGAATCTTTTTTTTATCGACCTTGTCAATGACGGAGCATTGGTATTCGAAGAGGTAATGAACAATACCTATGATATTATTTTAATGGATATTGATCTGCCAAATGTTCAAGGAGATCAAATAACTAAATTAATTAGAGAGTTCCCATTTAAAAATATAAAACACATTCCAATTATTGGTATCACAGCCAATGCCTATGAAGAGAATATCAAGGATTATTTGGCAAAAGGAATGAACACAGTTATTACCAAACCTTTTGATCTCCAAGAACTTTTGAATACCGTTCAGAAGTACCTAAAAAAGTAA
- a CDS encoding Rab family GTPase: protein MQRSKKIVILGHFGVGKTSLIRRFVKDSFSDKYKVTIGVHITKKVVEVNEDEAISLIIWDLEGTDEVRMIRDSYLLGTHGVVFVFDVSRPSTFQNINEDLKIVAEKTPNTPLMVVGNKTDLIILNELQVLLNENSIQTNFLTSAKTGDSVNEMFTQLAALLHDKS from the coding sequence ATGCAAAGGTCTAAGAAGATTGTTATACTTGGTCATTTCGGCGTTGGCAAAACTTCTTTGATCAGAAGATTTGTCAAAGACAGTTTCTCCGATAAATACAAGGTTACTATAGGGGTTCATATCACCAAGAAAGTCGTTGAAGTCAATGAAGATGAAGCTATTTCTCTTATAATTTGGGATTTAGAAGGTACTGATGAGGTTAGAATGATTCGCGATTCGTATTTATTGGGAACACACGGGGTTGTATTTGTTTTTGATGTTAGTAGACCATCTACTTTTCAGAACATAAACGAAGATTTAAAAATTGTTGCTGAAAAAACGCCGAATACTCCGTTAATGGTAGTTGGTAACAAAACAGATTTGATAATTCTGAACGAATTGCAAGTTTTGTTGAATGAGAATAGCATACAAACGAATTTTTTAACCAGTGCAAAAACCGGTGATTCGGTCAATGAAATGTTCACACAATTAGCAGCTCTTTTACATGACAAGTCTTGA
- a CDS encoding aryl-sulfate sulfotransferase: MALKVTLRSINIVALAALLFSSCASDFEYVMETTLNPYKISPLTAVIKIETDKPCNATIKVLGETPIEQTFNYNSTGMEIPVVGLYANTLNKVVVTLDHEKGQVIDTVEIKTENTPSYFPEITINKVNRNKMAAGIHACDIHFANNGKFKSGPLFFDDQGQIRWYLDLSFAGKMVSPFQRLKDGTILMVSRHIIYEFDMLGKLLKETKINPNYGMHHDVVELPDGNLLICVGVRGQSITLDDKKVKSDSDFMMVFDRKNSKILRVWDLAKHLDVSRNELNFFRPGDWLHMNGLAFDKRDNSVIVSGKNQGLIKISLSDSLQWIMAPKKGWGKSGRDGKGFKTTPFLLTAVDSVGKPYPYAFQEGAESNDNFEFPWGMHAPDIIPNGNLLVFDNGTYRNYENNIHYSRAVEYKINEKNKTVEQVWQYGKERGQEFFSSIIGDVDYLSGPNNILVTSGYLKNGASLHGKIVEVDYESGEEVFEASLYFKNETSNEPGNHGQTGNWGQTDILYRSERLELKY; this comes from the coding sequence ATGGCATTAAAAGTAACTCTTCGTTCGATTAATATAGTGGCTCTAGCAGCACTTCTTTTTAGTAGTTGTGCTTCTGATTTTGAATACGTCATGGAAACGACTTTAAACCCATATAAAATTTCACCATTAACAGCTGTAATAAAAATTGAAACAGACAAACCTTGCAATGCTACCATTAAAGTTTTGGGTGAGACTCCTATTGAACAAACTTTTAATTATAATTCCACCGGTATGGAGATTCCGGTAGTAGGGCTATATGCAAATACATTAAATAAGGTTGTTGTTACGCTGGATCATGAAAAGGGACAAGTTATAGATACCGTTGAAATAAAAACTGAAAATACGCCCAGTTATTTTCCTGAAATAACCATAAATAAGGTAAATCGGAATAAAATGGCAGCTGGTATACATGCTTGCGACATTCATTTTGCCAACAATGGGAAATTTAAATCGGGGCCACTTTTTTTTGATGACCAGGGTCAAATCAGGTGGTATTTAGACTTAAGTTTTGCTGGTAAAATGGTTAGCCCGTTTCAACGTCTTAAGGATGGAACAATTTTAATGGTGAGCAGGCATATCATTTATGAATTCGATATGTTGGGCAAACTATTAAAAGAAACTAAAATAAATCCAAATTATGGTATGCACCATGATGTGGTTGAACTTCCTGACGGTAATTTACTGATCTGTGTTGGTGTAAGGGGACAATCCATCACCTTGGATGATAAAAAAGTTAAATCTGATAGTGATTTTATGATGGTATTTGACCGCAAAAACTCTAAAATTCTTAGAGTATGGGATTTAGCCAAACACTTAGATGTAAGTAGAAATGAATTAAATTTTTTCAGACCCGGAGATTGGCTACACATGAATGGACTGGCGTTTGATAAAAGAGATAATTCTGTAATAGTATCTGGTAAAAATCAGGGGTTAATCAAAATTTCTTTGTCGGATTCACTACAATGGATAATGGCTCCAAAAAAAGGTTGGGGCAAATCTGGTAGAGACGGAAAAGGTTTCAAAACAACCCCTTTTTTATTAACAGCGGTTGATTCTGTAGGAAAACCCTATCCATATGCTTTTCAGGAGGGAGCTGAAAGCAATGACAATTTTGAATTTCCTTGGGGTATGCATGCTCCGGATATAATTCCGAATGGCAATCTTTTGGTATTTGATAATGGGACATATAGGAACTATGAAAATAATATTCATTATTCACGTGCTGTTGAGTATAAAATAAATGAGAAAAACAAAACTGTTGAGCAGGTTTGGCAATATGGCAAAGAAAGAGGCCAGGAATTTTTCTCTAGTATTATTGGTGATGTGGATTATCTGTCTGGACCTAATAATATATTAGTTACTTCTGGATATCTGAAGAATGGAGCTAGTCTTCATGGTAAAATAGTTGAGGTCGATTACGAGAGCGGGGAAGAAGTTTTTGAAGCTTCGCTTTATTTTAAGAATGAAACCAGTAATGAACCTGGAAATCATGGGCAAACAGGTAATTGGGGGCAAACGGATATATTATATAGGTCTGAAAGGTTGGAGCTAAAGTATTAA
- the cysQ gene encoding 3'(2'),5'-bisphosphate nucleotidase CysQ, producing the protein MNNYLRIALKSAVEAGKEILKIYENEFEISIKEDKSPLTEADIASSDIINSYLKPTGFHIISEEIRNLEFDIRKDWKTCWIVDPLDGTKEFIKRNGEFTVNIALVENGIPKMGVIYVPVTRELYYADVSKGKAYKTLLNNAHETDGSYFNDNDLITPIEDDKEMIKVVGSRSHMNKDTLKFIEELKNEYRGIDIVSKGSSLKFCLVAEGKADIYPRLAPTMEWDTAAGHAICSAVGLTVISKETNKELAYNKKDLLNSHFIVKK; encoded by the coding sequence ATGAATAATTATCTCAGAATTGCATTAAAAAGTGCAGTTGAAGCGGGCAAAGAAATTCTAAAAATTTACGAGAATGAATTTGAAATCAGCATCAAGGAAGATAAATCACCTCTTACAGAAGCCGATATAGCCTCTAGTGACATTATCAATAGTTATTTGAAGCCCACTGGGTTTCACATAATCAGTGAAGAAATTAGGAACCTGGAATTTGACATAAGGAAAGATTGGAAAACTTGTTGGATAGTTGACCCTTTGGATGGAACTAAGGAATTCATCAAAAGAAATGGAGAGTTTACAGTAAACATTGCATTAGTCGAAAATGGCATACCAAAAATGGGGGTTATTTATGTACCTGTTACCAGGGAACTCTATTATGCGGATGTTTCCAAAGGTAAAGCATACAAAACATTGTTAAACAATGCCCATGAAACTGATGGATCATATTTTAATGATAATGATCTAATTACTCCAATAGAAGATGATAAAGAAATGATAAAGGTCGTGGGAAGCCGTTCGCATATGAACAAAGACACTCTTAAGTTTATCGAAGAGTTAAAAAATGAATATAGAGGAATAGATATTGTTTCGAAAGGAAGTTCTTTAAAATTTTGCCTTGTAGCAGAGGGTAAAGCTGATATTTATCCAAGGCTTGCTCCAACAATGGAATGGGATACAGCTGCCGGTCATGCCATCTGCAGTGCTGTAGGACTTACTGTGATTTCTAAAGAAACAAATAAAGAATTAGCATACAACAAGAAAGATTTATTAAACAGTCACTTCATCGTAAAAAAATAA
- the cysC gene encoding adenylyl-sulfate kinase has translation MVKNIIQQEFKITREDRRLRNGHNSFLVFFTGLSGSGKTTISCAMEEKLHNEGIKTFVLDGDNIRQGINKNLGFSPEDRSENNRRIGEIANLFVEAGLVVLAAFISPYKKDRNNIRNIVGPENFIEVYMSTDLEECERRDVKGLYKKARAGEIKNMTGISAPYEPPENPDVKLTQFNSVEESVDIIYSKIKDKLQFKR, from the coding sequence ATGGTAAAAAATATAATTCAACAAGAATTTAAAATCACTCGTGAAGACAGAAGGCTGCGTAATGGGCACAACTCCTTTCTTGTTTTCTTTACAGGTTTGTCCGGTTCTGGTAAGACGACCATATCATGTGCAATGGAAGAAAAATTACACAATGAGGGCATTAAAACATTTGTACTTGATGGCGATAATATTCGTCAAGGTATCAATAAAAATTTGGGGTTTTCCCCAGAAGATCGCTCCGAAAACAACAGACGTATCGGCGAGATAGCCAATCTTTTTGTAGAGGCAGGACTAGTTGTTTTAGCTGCATTTATATCACCCTATAAAAAAGACAGAAATAATATTAGGAATATCGTCGGTCCTGAAAATTTTATAGAAGTTTATATGAGTACAGACCTTGAAGAGTGTGAAAGAAGGGATGTAAAAGGATTGTACAAGAAGGCAAGAGCAGGCGAAATAAAAAATATGACAGGCATTTCAGCTCCATATGAACCTCCAGAGAATCCAGATGTTAAATTGACACAATTTAATTCCGTTGAGGAATCGGTAGATATTATTTACTCCAAAATAAAAGATAAATTACAATTCAAAAGATGA
- the cysD gene encoding sulfate adenylyltransferase subunit CysD, whose protein sequence is MKKYYLNYLDELESEAIYVLREVYVQFQNPVILFSGGKDSILVTHLAKKAFYPSKIPFPLLHVDTGHNFPETINFRNDLSKELGIKLLIASVQNSIDQGRVAEERGKNATRNALQITTLLDTIEEHKIDCAIGGGRRDEEKARAKERFFSHRDEFGQWDPKNQRPELWNIFNGKCFEGEHFRAFPISNWTEMDVWNYIKKEKIKIPSLYYAHNRKVIWRNDSWIPFSEFLVLGENEKVQSKKIRFRTLGDITITGGIESGADTLEKIVDEVATMRYTERGNRSDDKRSETAMEDRKRQGYF, encoded by the coding sequence ATGAAGAAGTACTACTTAAATTATCTAGATGAATTGGAATCAGAGGCTATTTATGTTCTACGGGAGGTTTATGTCCAATTTCAAAATCCAGTTATATTGTTTTCTGGAGGAAAAGACTCCATACTTGTTACACATTTGGCAAAGAAAGCCTTCTACCCTTCTAAAATTCCCTTTCCATTGTTGCATGTCGACACAGGACATAACTTTCCTGAGACCATTAATTTTAGGAATGATTTATCCAAGGAATTGGGCATTAAATTACTGATAGCTTCAGTACAGAATTCTATAGACCAAGGTCGTGTGGCAGAAGAAAGAGGAAAGAATGCCACAAGAAACGCACTTCAAATAACCACATTATTGGATACAATAGAGGAACATAAAATTGATTGTGCTATTGGTGGTGGACGAAGAGATGAAGAAAAGGCGAGGGCAAAAGAACGTTTTTTTTCGCATCGTGATGAATTTGGTCAATGGGATCCAAAAAATCAACGCCCGGAATTATGGAATATTTTTAATGGCAAGTGTTTTGAAGGGGAGCATTTCAGAGCTTTCCCAATAAGTAATTGGACAGAAATGGATGTTTGGAATTATATTAAAAAAGAAAAGATTAAAATTCCCTCCTTATATTATGCCCACAATAGAAAAGTGATTTGGCGAAATGATTCTTGGATTCCATTCTCCGAATTTCTTGTCCTTGGTGAAAATGAGAAGGTCCAATCAAAGAAAATAAGATTCAGAACTTTAGGGGACATAACAATAACTGGAGGAATTGAGTCAGGTGCGGATACGTTGGAAAAAATTGTTGATGAGGTTGCGACAATGCGGTATACCGAAAGGGGCAACAGATCAGATGATAAAAGGTCAGAAACCGCTATGGAAGATAGAAAACGACAGGGCTATTTTTAG
- a CDS encoding sulfate adenylyltransferase subunit 1 produces the protein MKIDNNQLLRFTTAGSVDDGKSTLIGRLLYDSKSIFEDQLLAIENTSKRKGHDGIDLALFTDGLRDEREQGITIDVAYRYFTTPKRKFIIADTPGHIQYTRNMVTGASTANAAIILVDARHGVIEQTKRHAFIASLLQIPHIIVCVNKMDLVDYNEDIYNDVIKQFEEFSSKFVIKDIRFIPLSALLGDNVVNRSKNMDWCQEAPLLHTLETLHISSDINKIDARFPVQTVLRPQREGFRDYRGYAGRVSSGVFRIGDKVTVMPSGLTSKINTIDTLDGQLEEAYAPMSISITLKDDIDISRGDMIARTTNLPQTSQDLIVMLCWLNKAPAKPRTKYTIMHTSNEQKAIIKEFMYKIDINTLKRNTDNTTLCMNDICKVKIRTTKPLMFDSYRANRTTGSIILIDDATNETVAAGMIQ, from the coding sequence ATGAAAATAGACAATAATCAATTATTACGTTTTACAACGGCCGGTAGTGTTGACGACGGAAAAAGCACCCTTATAGGACGATTATTGTACGATTCTAAATCTATTTTTGAAGATCAACTACTAGCCATCGAAAATACAAGTAAAAGAAAAGGTCATGACGGAATTGACCTTGCCCTGTTTACAGATGGTTTACGAGACGAACGGGAACAAGGGATTACAATTGATGTTGCCTATAGATATTTTACAACACCAAAACGAAAATTTATTATTGCCGATACTCCAGGTCACATTCAATATACTAGAAATATGGTTACGGGAGCTTCAACTGCAAACGCGGCTATTATTTTAGTTGACGCCAGGCATGGTGTAATTGAGCAGACCAAACGACATGCATTTATTGCCTCATTATTGCAAATACCACATATTATTGTATGTGTAAACAAAATGGACTTGGTAGATTATAATGAAGATATATATAATGATGTCATCAAGCAATTTGAAGAGTTTTCTTCAAAATTCGTGATTAAAGATATTCGCTTTATTCCATTGAGTGCTCTGTTGGGAGATAATGTGGTAAATAGATCCAAGAACATGGATTGGTGCCAAGAGGCACCTTTATTACATACCTTAGAGACCTTGCATATTAGTAGTGATATTAACAAAATAGATGCCCGATTTCCTGTTCAAACAGTATTGAGACCACAAAGAGAAGGATTTAGAGACTATAGGGGATATGCTGGTAGGGTATCTAGTGGGGTTTTTAGAATTGGCGATAAAGTAACTGTTATGCCTTCGGGACTTACCTCTAAAATAAATACCATCGATACACTTGATGGTCAATTAGAAGAAGCCTATGCACCAATGTCAATATCAATCACCCTTAAAGATGACATTGATATTAGTAGAGGGGATATGATCGCACGTACCACAAATTTACCCCAAACATCCCAGGACCTAATTGTTATGCTCTGTTGGTTAAATAAGGCACCTGCGAAACCAAGAACCAAATACACCATTATGCACACCTCTAATGAACAAAAAGCAATTATTAAGGAGTTTATGTATAAAATTGATATTAATACTTTAAAAAGAAACACTGATAATACAACACTTTGTATGAATGATATTTGCAAAGTAAAAATTAGAACCACCAAACCTTTAATGTTCGATTCATATAGAGCAAATAGAACTACAGGTAGTATTATATTGATTGATGATGCAACAAACGAAACTGTAGCTGCGGGCATGATTCAATAA